A genomic segment from bacterium encodes:
- a CDS encoding helix-turn-helix transcriptional regulator, with amino-acid sequence MDKRLRPLYLAFIKLHILCLAAEEEVYGAAIKEEFERHGYNLSYGTLYPILHGLEKEGYLKSCKRVEMGKQRKYYVLTQPGRIFFKKAKVKLKELSEELL; translated from the coding sequence ATGGATAAGCGGCTAAGACCATTGTATCTGGCATTCATAAAGCTTCACATACTCTGCCTTGCGGCAGAGGAGGAGGTTTACGGCGCCGCTATTAAGGAAGAGTTCGAGCGTCACGGCTACAATCTCTCGTACGGCACTCTCTATCCTATTCTGCATGGATTGGAGAAGGAAGGATATCTAAAGAGCTGTAAAAGAGTTGAAATGGGCAAGCAACGCAAATATTATGTACTAACACAGCCGGGCAGGATCTTTTTTAAAAAGGCGAAGGTAAAACTCAAGGAGTTAAGCGAGGAGCTACTATGA
- a CDS encoding MFS transporter, producing the protein MKKDGRNMPNEEVLIGKQKAPSEGKRNVFLFGMISLFTDISSEMIYSLVPGFLRSLGATSTLIGLIEGIAEATAALSKSFFGWLSDRLKNRKLFVFLGYSLSALSKPFLFLAGHWSAVLGVRFADRTGKGLRSPARDALLSQSVSAKRRGLGFGFQRAMDNLGAASGPLLAMLILYLSHNNMRLVFLLSVIPALIGVSFIFFVREIRSLSRTVKEARKDGPLDARFIWFSIAMVVFTLGNSSNAFLLLRAQDSGISLSLVPLIWTVYSAVAALSSPVFGHLSDKIGRRWVILVSFVVYSAVYFLFGNFSTPLAMWLLFAAYGVHHGLSEGVFRAFIADLIPAERRATAYGIYETMIGLALFPASLIFGLLWDKLSPQIAFYTGAGLSLLAGVIFIVTQRGRRGVDD; encoded by the coding sequence ATGAAGAAGGACGGAAGAAACATGCCTAATGAAGAGGTTTTAATCGGAAAGCAGAAGGCGCCTAGCGAGGGTAAACGCAACGTGTTTCTTTTCGGGATGATTAGCCTTTTCACGGACATCTCGAGCGAGATGATCTATTCCCTCGTCCCCGGCTTCCTTCGCTCGCTCGGCGCGACGTCCACTCTCATAGGACTCATCGAGGGAATAGCCGAGGCGACCGCCGCGCTTTCAAAATCCTTCTTCGGATGGCTATCGGACAGGCTAAAGAACCGCAAGCTCTTCGTTTTTCTTGGGTATAGTTTATCCGCTCTGTCAAAACCATTTCTTTTTCTTGCAGGGCATTGGAGCGCCGTTCTGGGAGTGAGATTTGCTGACCGCACAGGCAAGGGGCTTCGCTCTCCCGCTCGCGACGCCCTTCTTTCGCAGTCTGTTTCCGCAAAACGCCGGGGGCTCGGCTTCGGGTTCCAGCGCGCGATGGACAACCTTGGCGCTGCATCAGGACCCTTGCTCGCGATGCTGATTCTCTATCTCTCGCACAACAACATGCGGCTCGTTTTCCTACTCTCAGTTATCCCGGCGCTTATTGGCGTATCCTTCATCTTCTTTGTAAGGGAGATTCGCTCGCTTTCGAGGACGGTGAAGGAAGCGAGGAAGGACGGCCCGCTGGACGCACGCTTCATCTGGTTCTCTATTGCGATGGTCGTGTTCACGCTCGGCAACTCATCTAACGCATTCCTTTTATTGAGGGCGCAGGACTCGGGTATAAGCCTGTCGCTCGTTCCCTTGATTTGGACGGTCTACAGCGCAGTTGCCGCATTATCGAGCCCTGTGTTCGGACATCTCTCAGATAAGATTGGCAGGCGCTGGGTCATTCTTGTTTCCTTCGTTGTTTACTCCGCCGTCTACTTCCTTTTCGGGAACTTCTCGACGCCTCTGGCTATGTGGCTACTCTTTGCTGCATACGGAGTCCATCACGGGCTTTCGGAGGGCGTTTTCCGCGCATTCATCGCGGACCTGATTCCAGCAGAGCGCCGCGCTACCGCCTACGGGATTTATGAGACCATGATAGGACTCGCGCTCTTTCCTGCAAGCCTCATCTTCGGGCTTTTGTGGGATAAGCTTTCGCCGCAAATAGCGTTCTACACGGGCGCAGGCCTGTCCCTTCTCGCAGGGGTTATCTTTATCGTGACGCAAAGGGGGAGGAGGGGTGTGGATGACTGA
- a CDS encoding site-specific DNA-methyltransferase produces MEYPLDEIICGDCEKVLKDFPDDSIDLIVTSPPYADSREKTYGGINPNEYVSWFLPRAEQFLRILKPTGTFILNIKERVVAGERHTYVIELILELRKQGWLWTEEFVWHKKNCYPGKWPNRFRDAWERCLQFNKDKRFNMYQNNVMVPMGKWAETRLKRLSDTDQIRDESKVNSGFGKNISNWVGREKVYPTNVLHLATECGNREHSATFPVALPEWFIKLFTQPGDVVLDPFIGSGSTAIAALNLNRHFIGIDVLEEYCELARNALRTMPQRKLPI; encoded by the coding sequence ATGGAGTATCCCTTAGATGAGATCATTTGTGGAGATTGTGAAAAAGTTCTTAAAGACTTCCCAGATGATAGTATTGATCTTATCGTCACTTCTCCGCCGTATGCCGACAGCCGCGAAAAAACCTATGGCGGAATAAATCCTAATGAATACGTGTCATGGTTCTTGCCCCGGGCGGAACAATTCCTTAGGATTTTAAAACCAACAGGTACTTTCATCCTGAACATTAAAGAAAGAGTAGTTGCTGGGGAAAGACATACATACGTTATCGAATTGATTCTTGAGTTGAGAAAACAAGGTTGGTTATGGACTGAAGAATTCGTCTGGCATAAAAAAAACTGCTACCCAGGAAAGTGGCCCAATCGTTTCAGGGATGCGTGGGAGAGATGTCTGCAATTCAACAAGGATAAGAGATTTAACATGTATCAGAATAACGTAATGGTTCCAATGGGTAAGTGGGCAGAAACAAGATTAAAAAGGTTAAGCGATACTGACCAGATAAGAGATGAATCTAAGGTCAACAGTGGTTTTGGAAAGAATATCTCAAACTGGGTTGGGCGCGAAAAGGTTTACCCGACAAATGTACTTCATTTAGCTACAGAATGTGGTAATCGCGAACACAGTGCTACTTTTCCTGTAGCTTTGCCTGAGTGGTTCATAAAGCTTTTCACTCAACCTGGTGATGTGGTACTTGACCCCTTTATAGGTTCAGGCTCCACAGCCATTGCGGCTTTGAATCTAAACAGACACTTCATTGGCATTGATGTTTTGGAGGAATATTGCGAACTGG